The genomic segment ttagtaTTTCAACTTACCAATTACGACTTACATAAGTATCACTGTAATTCCTGTTATCTGTATAAAAAACTCAGTTACAtcaactcatagaaaaaaataatttgcacTAATCCCATCTGTTGACACCAACTTAACCAGTATGTGTTTACAATACCAGACATGACACACAAATTTGACAGCACACTACAATAACCAAATCTAAAGCGATTTAGCAaagttaaatatatttctaaaaaaaaaggttgagttaaacattaaatatttatttcacactTCACTTAATTTTtagacataattaaaataaataaaaatttcactttcTTAGTCCTACTGAGCTCAAGTGCTTAATAGCCACATGTCACTCTAGTGATTACTGTATTGGCAGATATGTTAATGAGAGACAAGCGCCAAAAGGCTTATGGTTATTAttccatttcccttttatttgATATAACTTCCAGGACTCAGGACTTATCTGGGTTGTTATTCTCTAAAAAGTAAAAAGTGGAAATGATTGGATGTTCTGTACCAGACTCCCTGAAATATGTATGGCACGCTCTAGCAGACATGGGCCAATCTCTAAAACACTATAGTTCCTAAAATCAATCATCAACATTATATTATCTCTTTGGAGAATACCTCTTAAACAGCAATATGCCGATATAAGTTTaacaaatgaatttcaaaaaaattttaatgtgtaaATGAAAGATGTATAGCAAAGAATTTATGaatcataaaaacaaatacacaacaCTCTTTATTCCAAGTTCCAAATAGCCAACTGATTTTCACATAAAGCTTTTGATCTTTGCGGAACTCTTGCATCCATAGCCAGCCTACGGTTGCATTGTGACCGTGATTTTATAAATGGAGTTGCACCCCAATCTGCTCTTTCTCCAATAAATTTATTGTCATCAAATCTGATATATGATCTATTGTTAAACTATTTTTAACTCTTGTACAAATTTCATTCATTAAATTGAAGCCTCTTGCAGCTTCAGCACTATTGATCACAACAGTGCTAACTACCTTTTTAGCTTTTTGTGTAGATGGAGGAATTGAAACATTGTTTGATTTTACATTACTTTTTACAAATTCCCCAAAATCCTTCAAATCAATTTCACACAgatgaagtaattttttttcaccaGCTATCCATGGTGAAGTGATTTCTTCATAAGGCCATGTAGAAAGTTCTagcaaatcaaaataataaaaaatactgtcATCATGAAGACATAAGTTCATGTGTTGAATTATGTTTTCTAGTAACGTATTCCAAGGAAGGGCATTGAATTTATTGTATCTATTAAATGGAATGTCTTTAAACCTATCTGACTTAATCAAACCTTCAATTTGAGACTCATGTTTTccagaatgcatttttaaattttccaaagCTCCTATAGTGCGGTTTGATCAATTTTTGTGCTTTCTGAATGTTAGTTGACCTTAACTGTAGTGCAGCTGAAAGTAGTGAAAATTCTTCAAGAATGTCTATCATTAAAGCAAGGTCTTGTAAGAAATTAATGTTAGCTAACCTCTTTGCCAAAccataataatgagaaaaatgcatatataatacaggatatgcacacaatacagcaGTAGCAGCTTGTAAACTACATGCCACCCACCTTGGTCCCATTACCCGGCCGATTTTAATGATTTCAATTTCAACATCTTTAGCTACAGTTCCTAAAAGtttgttctgatttttattagattgatggtaaatggaatacaTTTTATcaagaaatacttttaaatgattcacttgttttatttctgatattgaaTCATCAAGTGACAACTGCAATCGGTGGTTTAAACAGTTCCAAATAATGATTTCAGGAAAACTTTCCAACAACTTTGTAGCTACTCCAGACTTTTTCCCCAGCATTGTATTAGCACCACCAGAACAAAATCCAATTAATTttgctttcaaatatttcttggtAAAACCACAATCATTTAAAGTTCTCAATAATGTACTGAAAATATACTCTGCTCTCATCGACACTAATTCTTTTAAAGTGACAACATAACTGGTGCAGGAGCTGAATGAACTGTACACTGGAGATAAACCATCAGTGTGCTTTTCTTTGAAACTGTAGATGCCTCATCAATCATGATACAGATTTTGGCATTCTCttctacaatatttttaaatattttcatcttcatttcttttgtaaTATGCTCTGCTATTCTTGTTGCGCTGTATCCTGATTTAAACAGCTGAcctctccatttttctcttgtGATTCTATTATCCCCTCAATATCAGATAAAGGTCGATTATGTTTTACTAAACTGTACACAATATTGAAAACGTTGATGGTAGcatcaatatttttattgttttgtttgtgcACTAAATTAGAAATTGAGTCATTAACTGATTCCTTTAACAAATCCTGAATTTTACCATAAGCTTTAGAAACATCATGTTCCCTAATTTTTTTCCACAGAGAAGCTTGTCTAGTAGTTTTATTATTGCCATTAGGGATTACTAAATATGCAATACACTCCTTAGACACATGGACACGCTTTTCTGCTTTTGATCCCAAATGCCGAACTGTGGAGCAATCCTTACATCCTAATTTACTGTCCTTTATTTCAAGCCATCTGTACTGTTCAGTAAACATAAGCGCTTGTTTTTCATTCCAACAACCTGGAACCATAAGATGATCTATTTCTTCCTTCGGTGAAGATGACGGATTTTGATTTTCTTCGACAAGTGGTCTGTTCAACATATTCAAAATTTGATACCTTTGGCTTAGACAATCCACAATGATTTGTTTCTATTATTACTTTCTGTGtctgttttcaatttcttcacatttaaaaattgtgaaaaatCAGCCTGCCGTTTTGGCATTTTAGGGAACagaatctgaaaaacaattttataCATGTAAGGATAATTCATGATAACACTTTAAGGGTTAATGTAAAATGTTCTGctaatgatttatttttgtaactttagaaataatttttttttgtatatcacTATATACAATCTgatgaagatttcacataagcCACTTTGTGGTCACTCAAATAAATTCTAAACAAAGTACTTGCCTTGATTTTGTTTATACCTATAACTTGAGTACGACTTGCTTTTTCTTGAAAAactatcagttttttaaattctatGGCTAATAAAAATGCCACAAAAGCTGACTATAAGTGTTTGATTATTTCCAATTCAACAAGAAGTTGTTCATATGATTTACAAATTAATTCAGTTCCAATGTGAAGAgttgttgatattttcatttgCACTAGTGAAtaagatgaaagtgaaaaaatgGTGAACATCAGAACTCCGCTCACTCATCCATGTTAACAACATCTCTGCTGAACCAAAGAACAGTTTTCAACTATTGCaagattttctcaattttttgtaTAGCATATAGTCTAACAGACATATCACATTTTTAGGCTGAATCTGCATTAACATTTTATCCATCACTTTCTTAAGTTTAGACAATCAGCAAATAGATCAAGCTCTGAGTGATAAATCAATAATATATTAAGCAGAACACTGTCATACAGTATTCTACCAAACAGATACAATAGATGTAAAGAACCTCAAGTGCGCACAGATATTTTGATGAGTTTTGaacaattaccttaaatgtaataatttatttagttgtaaatttaaatattttaattcttaataaCAATTATGTGTTACAATCAGGtcaaaaattcctgaaaatttaacaattgGTTCTTGCAAGCCAGTTAAGCCACCTTGTAAACACTAATGCACTTAATAGCAGaactgaaaaaacagaaatataacatacTTACATCACTATGATAGGTGCTGGTTTCTTTATCATCCCCACAGACCAAATCAATGTATTCAAGAACAGGTCTTAATGGTCCTTCCTAAAAAGGAAGGGGGGAAATTTGCAAGTCACAAACCAAACTTGCATTTACAAACAATGGGGttttttcttggaatttttaAGAATTCCTATGAGGAGGAAGCCTTACAGATGGCACAGAATGATCAGAAAAAAAGGCAGCACAGGAAAAGATTCAGAGTAGATAAGCATATAATGACGACAAAACCCAAAAAGAGACTAAATATTCATAGAGAGATAAAGCCAGGTAAGCTCCTTTGGAAATGGGACATAGTACAGAGAtagtatgaaaaagacaaaaatatcacATGTTATTTTTTAACTGGGATGGTTATCTAAAATAACCTTTTAGATACCTAAGATTGAAATCATGTAATTATTTGATGACTTTGCTTCCTACACATCTTTATGTAATCAAACATTAATCCCTGAATCTTCTCAACCCTTTCTTTACATACATGCTATCTGTAAAGTATACCAGGCCTTATATACTCCAGTCAAAAACCTAGATTTTATTCCAGAGGCAAAAGAAACAATACAGTTCTGAAATGTCAGCATTAGAGGTGTGTTTCAAGATTAGGAGAGTATGAACTGTGGGAAGACTAATAACGATAATCCAGACAAATGGTGACGTAACACAAGTAGGGAGGGCAAGAACAGTGAGGACATACACTCTTCTGTATATATGCTATATCGAAACAAAATCTGTCTCAAAGATAATGGCTCTCTTTGTGCCTCcaaatttttatcattcttttcagCATGTTGTGTTTATTCTGGGGCCATGCATGGCAGAACACAAAGAGGCTGTGCCGTAATGCACACTGAAGGCCAGAAAGAGCTACATGAAAAGCCTAAGGAACCGAGCCAGTATACATCAAGTGGTAACATACTTCTGGATAGAAGATatgaaaagaacagaataaaagaTACTGTTTTTGTATCTGAGGAGCTGTCAAGCAGAGAACTATCACCAACAGCATTTCATCTTTATGGATGGTACtataaaaaacacagagaaataagcaTATTCTAATGGAGCCCAGCAGAGGATTGCATTACAGAAGAAAATCCTGTCTctgaatgtattttaaagtagAATTAAATTACCTTATTTTTTTACTGTCACACCATATAAAGGCAATAGGAATATTTTACTAGGATTTTTCTGGTACTACCATTCCACTTAGACCATATGGCAGACCTTGGAGATACTGTGATTTGGTTCTAGACCACtgaaataaagtgagtcaaatgaatattttggttCCCAGTGCATAAAAAAGCTATGTTTACGCTATTACGTTGGTTTATTAAGTAAGCAATAGCATCATgactaaaaaacaatgtacataccttaatcaAAAAGTACTTtgaagggagggacaaaggggaaaaggggtattatgattagcacacataatgtagggggggcatggggaagtcagtatagcacagagaagacaagtaatgattctacagcatcttactatgctgatggacagtgactgtaatggggtatatagtggggagttgataatggggggaatctagtaaccacaatgttgctcatgcaattgtatattaacgataccaaaataaaataataaagtactttattgctaaaaatgttaACCATCTAAGTTTTCAGTGAGTCatcacttactacagatcactacaacataataataataaaaaatttttaaatattgcaagGATTACCAAAATGACAGAGATACAAAGTGAGccaatgctgttggaaaaatggtgctgatagattTGGTTGATGCAGGGtttccacaaaccttcaatttataaGGAACACAattatctgtgaagcacaataaaacaaggtatgtccATACGAATTCACATCTCCTTATGGAGCTGTCAAACATCCAGTCCTCCCCCTCTAAAACCAGGCTAACGCTAAGAGGTTCTAAGCTGCATGTACAGAACTTTGGATTCCAATATACAATGTTCTCTAtatcttcaaaaaattttaaattaagagtGTTAAACCTCAGCTGAATAAAATCTTAACTTTGGTGATTCGATTCCTTCTGTTTCTCAAGTAAGGTATAAACATATGTGTCACTCCAGTTATAACTGCACAAACCATCAAGATCACAATGCCCATTCATTTCTATCTTTATACCATGGTCAGgaggaaccaagattatttttccttaacACCCATGGAATCTTCCTTCTAAATGTTTTTAGTACAAAAACAGACACTGTGGCTCTTCATAGCTACATCACTTACTCCTCATCACAGGGAGGTAGGGTCAACACACAACCCTCCTGGCACCCCCAAAATTCCAAGTATTAAGACTGTCATATGCACCATTAACAGGGAAGATTGTCAAGGAAATTCCTTGTAAGGAATTTCTATAGAGCCCTACTAGAACAACACACAACAATACTAACACCACAATGTTTATGAAGGGAATTTTGATTTCAAAAGAAGTGATTTATGAGGTGGCCCTAAACCAATACCAACTAAGAAACACACCAACGTTAAATAGACAcccatttacagaaaaattatacaCCTTTAATAGCAAACCTTCATTAATCACTGGGGTAGGAGTGTTTTTAGCTAGCTGAGATACGACTTGAAACTGAGCCTTCATAAAACTTGAAGAGTTTGGGGtgaaaattaacccaaaataCGTTGTACTCCTTGCATTTGTGCCAAAATGTATTTGTGCTCTGAAATGCTGATTCAACAGGTCTGGAGTGGGGTCCAGCAATGCACATTTACAGCTACTAATGCTTGAAGACAACTGTCCCAAAGAGAATAAACTTACAAAAATATGTGTGCTCGGTGATGCAAGGATCTTCATTATGAACATCAATGTGTGacaaaaaacacacattttattgctaaaaatgcgGTGTCCCTATGATGTAAACATGATGTTCTCAGAGGTTAGCCTTCAGGCTATCTGGTAGTGAAGCTGCACAATGCTCACACTTGGGAGTTCTTGCAACCCTTCTTGGCTTCTACCTCCTTCCTCATCATTGGACCTCGCTTCTCCCTAACCTGTCACCTTCTAGAAAATACTCAGCTCCACTTCAAAACAGTCTTAAGAAACCAGAACTCGGcgtgtagattaaatataaaacGGCTCTAAACCAAGGCACGTCTTTGTGATGGCTCCTGTGCTTGCTCAGAGACCTCTTCTGGTAAACTTCCTGATCGCGGGCCATGTTCCACAGTGTCAAGCACCTTCCGGACATTGTCACATGTTCGCGGAGTATCAATGAACAGGCGAGGTATAATCCCCTAATGGCTTACCGCGCACTGTCTCTGACTCTGGAAAAACCCGAATACGTTGCTACTTACACTAACAAACTGAATGTCATCTTCGTTTTCATCCGTTGTTGACTCAGACGGCTCAGGCCCGGCTGGGGGGGCAGATTCTATTATCTataaaaaataagccaaaacaCGCTTACCTATTCAGCCATATGCTTGCAGGGAAAGACTTTTCCAAaaggagagacaaagaaagaacttTCTAAAACGAAAAGCTCTTGAGGAAACCCGACTGAGCCCAACCCCACGCAAGAACACCCGGCTAAGAACAGCACGAAGCAGTCAGTCGGCTCGTGCCCCTGCGTACGTGGAGCTGCGGGGACAGGACGCTCGCCCACTCACCTCCGGCCCTGGATCTCCCATTTCTCGGAGGGCCCGACAGTACCACCTTTCTGGTTGCCGCCGCGCCGCAGGCTAAAGAGGTGCTGAAACGCCTCAGAAGGAGGCGCAGCCCGCTCTGCCCGCAGGTGCCCCAGCAGCCGCTTTCGCACTGTCCCGCCTTGTCGTCCCCTCGCCGCGCAGGATGCTGGGATTTGTAGTTCTGGTCGCGCCCGAGCCGCCCCTCTCCCACCGCGCGTGTGGGTGGAGATGTAAAGGGACCCCTGCTATGGCGCATGCGTTTCGCCAGGTGCTCCTCGACTGAAGTTGAGTAGCTTTTCTCTCCTAACCTGTCCCTCTCTCTTTTTAAGTCCAGAGAAGTTTTTAATAGACCATTGGTGTTAAACTAACTCTCCGAGGTTTTCTCGGATATTTCCCTGCCAATAGTGGCCGACCGAATCTTATGAAGATTTGCACTCAAACGATTGTGAACAGATACAATTTATGAAACCAAATGGTAACTTTTAAAGCTTTTTCTCCTTGTCCTGTCATCCTACCATCACCGGACAAATCTGTAGGCCCACAGAATCGCTTTTATGATACTGGTCCTGGCATACAGCGAATGAGATCAGACAGCAGAGGAACTGTGCGGCATCCCACCAGACTAAGGATCATCGTAGGAAATTTTAAGGAAGACTAGAGGTAGGTGAAATCTGAGTGAAAATAGTGTTTTGATAGGTTCAAAGCCAATTAAGACTGTGAAGAGTTCAGTGTCCCATAGGAACTGCGAAATGGACCCAGGGTCCTATTTACTTGGaaattacaaaattaacataGTTACTAAACTTTGTGTCCAGAAACCCATTAACTATAGGCCTGCCCTGGGTTTGGAATATGAGGCTGGTTCTCTTTGTCAAAATGACCCGCCAAGGTGTCAGAGTGGTCAGATACTCAATGATTTTAGAGAACAAAGTTGCTCATTGAGTAAGAAAGCAGTAATAACGAAAGTCGCTTTGACTTTACAAATGTAGTattttcttttggagaaatgtctcttgtTCATTTCTCAGCTGACTTGTATCTATGTCTGTTATTTGAACCCAGCAGATACTTACTTTCTCAGATGGTGGTCCTGTTTTTGCTGGTCTAAATTATAAAATGGTAAATAATTACTTATGTTTTTAGCTTGTATTAAATGAATCTGTTAAATTTTTTTGCATTTGCACATAGTGCACTAAAATTACAAGTGCATTTGTACCAACTAAATTTGGGACTTGTAGAGGAAAGTTAAGAACAAGAGATTTGCAAATATGATTGCCTGAAAACGTATACATTTACCATTTCTAAATCCCACAAATGCTAGGAGAGATTTGCATTTAAATGATTTTCCTAATGTGCTGCCAACAGTTCAGTGGAACATGTACTTTGATAGGTTACAGGTGGGAGTTTTTCAGTTAAGCACTTGGAAAACAGGCAGGAAGTATGTGGCTAGAGCCTGAATATATGACTTTCAATTCAGTAATTATGGCAGGGgtagtctttttcattttagatatttaataggtatgtagtgataTGGCATTGTCACTTTAATTTGTATTAAGTTAATGACTAACAATGTTGAACATCATAAAGTGTTCATTTACTCTACCCTTATATATCTTCACTGGTCGTGTCTGTTAAGATCTTCTGCCTATTATTTAAgtgagttatttattttcttattattgaattttgaGAGTTGTTTATTTTGGGTATAAATCCTTAATAGAGATGTGATTTGCAGATCTTTTGTCCtagtctgtgacttgtcttttcattttcttaaaattgtcTTTCAAGCAGAATTTACTACATTTTATGGAGTCTAATTGATCAGTTTTTTACTTTTCTTGATCATGCTTTTGGTAGTGtatctaagaaatttttgcctaagtaaagttacagatattttctcctttgtttttgtggggaaaatggaagtttctatggccaggatcctcacctgaccctaaactacttgataataTAATTGGCTTACTGTTAGGCTAATGCTTTCATACTGGTtggcaatgagctgttattgcctgagtcactatataaagagctctgcccagtgctcttggcagaggcagagacaggaggaTTACAGGCCACTGGAGTGCTAGGTGCAGACGTGATCCTAGTGCTCCATCTACCACTGTAAGAATTAAGCcaagtgtagagaaaatgaaagttcctgtgggcaggattctcacctgaccctggtaggctggctcactgcacatgtgtgggcaatacattattattgactctatataaagagctccacccagtgctctgagctgcATGGACAcaggagaacagaggctggaggtggggcagtgcctaggacagagactgagacggctgtaggggaggagaggcccagaggcagagacttgcTCTGGGGGAACTCTGGCCCCTCCCACCATTCATGGACCCACCTGCAAATAGCTGGACCAGGAAAAACCGGATCATCAATAGTATGTGTTCAAGAAAGGCGTAATATCAGCACAaagattttataagaaaaaatttgAGAAAGAGCTGCAAAATGGACCAATGTGTGAAGGACATTCACAGAAAAATATCTTAGAATAGATGAAGATGCTGACTGCACTTTCCACCACAGGGTAAAAATCTTAGTGAAACTATGAATATCATGCAGGAAGAGCACAGAACACACATGCAGGAGCTCATAAATTAGTAAACTTCTTTTCTTGGACACTTTTGCTGTCTAATTCTACACTTAGAAAGTCCTTCCTcttcagaaaacataaaatattcatgtatttttttcatctgagtccaatgtttactttttattaatcTGGAGTgctttattaaatatgttttaaaaaataaatataacaattatTTCTCATTAACTGGCTGTCTTAGTATCATTTATTGGATAAACCTTCCTTACCTTACTTATTAAAGTTTCTACTTTAACTGGATTC from the Manis javanica isolate MJ-LG chromosome 16, MJ_LKY, whole genome shotgun sequence genome contains:
- the KIAA1586 gene encoding LOW QUALITY PROTEIN: E3 SUMO-protein ligase KIAA1586 homolog (The sequence of the model RefSeq protein was modified relative to this genomic sequence to represent the inferred CDS: inserted 5 bases in 4 codons; deleted 2 bases in 2 codons), which codes for MGDPGPEIIESAPPAGPEPSESTTDENEDDIQFVSEGPLRPVLEYIDLVCGDDKETSTYHSDILFPKMPKRQADFSQFLNVKKLKTDTESNXIETNHCGLSKPKVSNFEYVEQPLVEENQNPSSSPKEEIDHLMVPGCWNEKQALMFTEQYRWLEIKDSKLGCKDCSTVRHLGSKAEKRVHVSKECIAYLVIPNGNNKTTRQASLWKKIREHDVSKAYGKIQDLLKESVNDSISNLVHKQNNKNIDATINVFNIVYSLVKHNRPLSDIEGIIESQEKNGEVSCLNQXYSATRIAEHITKEMKMKIFKNIVEENAKICIMIDEASTVSKKSTLMVYLQCTVHSAPAPVMXVTLKELVSMRAEYIFSTLLRTLNDCGFTKKYLKAKLIGFCSGGANTMLGKKSGVATKLLESFPEIIIWNCLNHRLQLSLDDSISEIKQVNHLKVFLDKMYSIYHQSNKNQNKLLGTVAKDVEIEIIKIGRVMGPRWVACSLQAATAVLCAYPVLYMHFSHYYGLAKRLANINFLQDLALMIDILEEFSLLSAALQLRSTNIQKAQKLIKRTIGALENLKMHSGKHESQIEGLIKSDRFKDIPFNRYNKFNALPWNTLLENIIQHMNLCLHDDSIFYYFDLLELSTWPYEEITSPWIAGEKKLLHLCEIDLKDFGEFVKSNVKSNNVSIPPSTQKAKKVVSTVVINSAEAARGFNLMNEICTRVKNSLTIDHISDLMTINLLEKEXDWGATPFIKSRSQCNRRLAMDARVPQRSKALCENQLAIWNLE